The following nucleotide sequence is from Centropristis striata isolate RG_2023a ecotype Rhode Island chromosome 7, C.striata_1.0, whole genome shotgun sequence.
CGCTGGTTCTGCTGATCCTGGACCAGCAGCCTGGCCTCGCACTCGTCCTGGCGCAGCGCCGCAACACGCAACTTCTCCTGCAGCAACGCAATCTCCTGCtggtactacacacacacacacacacacacacacacagtcagatcCAGTAGACCCAGCAGACCCGGTCCAGTCTGGTTCGGGGAGCGTCTCACCTTCTCTATCATCGCGTCGTCGTGGCCGTCGTCCGTCTCACCGTAGGAGGAGGCGGAGTTCATGTTGAGCAGCCAGGCGGCGGTCCGGTCCAATGCACAGGGGGAGggagcctgcacacacacacacatacacacggttACACACTGACACACCCTTATGTTGGCAGGTTGCCGTCGTAACGGTGTGGTGATGATGTGGTCACCTTGGCGGCGGGCCGCTGCTTCTCGGGGCTGTCTCCTTTAGACGAGGACGACGTCTGTCTGAGGCGGGACTGTCCGCTGCTTGGCCAATCAGGACTCGATGACATCATGCTGCCGGAGGCGGGGCGGGGTGGGTAGGCAGAGCTGCCGCCGCCACTGAGCATGCTGGGAGGTGTCCGACCCCGAGGAGGTCCCGGAGGAGCCGAGGATGGGGGAGGAGGCTGATCGATGCGTCTCTGAGGACCAGAGCTCTGACGAGGGGGGGCTGAGCTACCTGATGGGGCAGAGCCACAGAGTCAGAGTACTGCAGTATAAATACTCAGAGTACtgcagcataaatacagaatattgCAGTATAAATACATAGAGTACTGGTCtccaggtgtacctaataaagcaGTACCTGTGAGTGTGTCGGACAGCGCCCGTCTCGAGTACTCCtcgccactgctgctgctggacatGGCGGACATCCCGCCCCCCCGCTCCACCCCTCCCAGCCCCACAGACATCTGGGTGAGGAACGCTGGTTTGGTCGCTGTGGCGTTCCGGTCGTCAGCGTTCTGCGAGCCGGCGGAGCCATCGGAGGGCGTGGCGTCCTGCTGTCGCGGTGAGGTGGCGGTCATGTGGTACACAGGGTTCTGgaaggagagggggagaagCCCCGTGCGGCGCTGCCACTGGCTGTCGTCGAGCCCCTCGCCGGGGGCGGAGTCCTGCAGGTCCACCAGAGACAGGCTGCGGCTCTCATTGGTCAGGTCGGGCCCCTCCCTCCGGCCCCCGTTGGTCAGGTCGAACCCCGCCTCCTCCGCCGGCTCCGAGTACGAGGAGCTTGGTGCCGGCGAGCCCTGCAGGCCtagaggaagtgacatcatcagGACAGGAAAGGTCAGacacaggtcaaaggtcacagagatgtcacagtgtgtgcagaggtcagaggtcacctgAGGCGGGCTGCAGGCTGGAGCCCTTTGTGACGAAGAACAGGTCTTTGTTCTCGGGGGTCGGAGACGGCAGCCGTGTGAAATCTACCAAACTACACAAACATCAAGTTAGTATGAGCCCTGGCCATGCCCAGCTGTGATCGGTCCGCGTGATACTGACCCTCCGTCCAACCCGACGCCGCCTTGCAGGCCGATGGACGGATTACAGGCCGCCAGGGGAGGTGACAGGGGCGGGGACAGAGGGGGCGGAGACATGGGGGGTGGGGACACCACCCGCTGAGGCTCCGGCGACGACACGGCCACGCCCCCACAGCTGGCCACGCCCCCCGGGTTAGCCAGCGCCGCAGACACGTCCCTGAGGATCCGAGGGAGGGGACTGAGCTTCACCAGGCAGgactggagacagacaggtagatagacacacaggtgagaaaggtgagagacagacaggtgagagatggacaggtgagagacaggcaggtgagacaggtgagagataagtgagagacagacaggtagagagacagacaggtagagggacagacaggtgagttACCTGGCCAGGTGAGAAACCTGGACAGGTTTGTAACCTGGACAGGTGAGTTACCTGGTCGAGCTCGGTCAGCAGGGTGTGCAGGCTGGACAGCTCTCTGCCGAGGTCGATGTACCCGTCGAAGCCGGCGGTATGGTTCAGCCCGTCAGGGTTTGAAATCTCCTGAAGGAAACGCTGCATGCTGCTCCACTGACGCTCCACAAAGTCATTCATGAACAGCATGTACTCCTCCTTAGTCCCAAACCTGGAGGGACAGGGACAGGACAGGggggacaggacaggagagacagGGACAGGACAGAGACAGGGATAGGTGAACATACCATACAGGTATCTACaagtcaaaaatacaaaaatctaaataaaacccaccagtcatttcaaaataaaagcccagaggctccttcacaataaaagcccactCACTTGCTGAAGTTGGCGAGgctccttcagaataaaagcccacTCACTTGCTGAGGTTGGCGAGGTTCCTTCACGGTAAAAGCCCAGAGGCTCCTTCACAACAAAAGCCCAGAGGCTCCTTCACCCACTCACTCACTGAAATTGGTGAGgttccttcacaataaaagcccactCACTTGCTGAAGTTGGCGAGgttccttcacaataaaaaaccctgaggctccttcacaataaaagcccactCACTTGCTGAAGTTGGCGAGGGTCTGGATGACCTTGGCGATGAGCGTCAGCGTTCTCGCCGAACGCTCGTCGGGGAACTCCTGCATCAGGTCGAACAGTGACGGTGACATCACGGCGGGACACAGGAAGCGCAGGAACAGTGAGGCGCTGATGAGGCGCTCGCTGATGTCAGGTCGCCCCCGGTTACTGCACTCCTGTCGCCATGATGCAAACACCTCCTTCAACTCCCGAGGGAACACCCTGACAGGGGACGGGGCTTATTATTaggcatattattattatttattattactacaaTACATCACGTCTGGTTTAACTGAGTGTGAAGTTGTGTATTAGTTGTGTGTTGGCTGTGTAGTTATGTGTGAGTTGTATAGTTGTGTAttagtgtgttgttgtgtgtagttgtgtgtTGGCTGTGTAGTTGTGTACTAGTTGTGTGTAGTTGTGTACtagtgtgttgttgtgtagCTGTGcattgtttgtgtatttgtgtactacttgtgtgtagttgtgtgtTGGTTGTGTAGTTGTGTACTAGTTGTCTGTAGTTGTGTAGTTGTGCACTAGTGTGTAGTTGTGTACTAGTTGTCTGTAGTTGTGTAGCTGTGCActagtgtgttgttgtgtgtagttgtgtgtTAGTTGTTTGTAGTTGTGtactggtgtgttgtgtgtagttgtgtgtTGGTTGTGTAGTTGCTTACTAGTTGTGTGTAGTTGTGTAGTTGTGTACTAGTGTGTTGTCTATAGTTGTGTACTAGTGTGTTGGTTGTGTAGTTGTGTACtagtgtgttgtgtgtagttgtgtgtTGGTTGAGTAGTTGTGTATTAGTTGTGTGTAGTTGTGTACTAGAGTGTTGTTGTGTGTACTTGTGTACTAGTGTTGttgtgtgtacttgtgtgttattgtgtgttggTCGTGTAGTCGTGTAAtagtgtgttattgtgtgtagttgtgtactagtatgttgttgtgtgtgtgttacctgtagGAGTCAAGGATCTTGtgagttgtgttgttgtgtgttgtgtgtagttgtgtgtgtgtgtgtgtgtgtgtgtgtgtgtgtgtgtgtgttacctgtagGAGTCGAGGATCTTGTGGGTTGTGTAgttgtgtattgttgtgtagttgtgtgtattagtgtgtgttaCGTGTAGGAGTCAAAGATAtgggattagaacactgacataaatcGCGCACTCGTAATGAGACCAGCGCGCGTGCAAATCAAACATCCGCacgcatattgtttttttcgaGCGCTTTCAAATCACTAGCAAGCTATTTTGTAAcctgcatctctgctccctaGAGCAATATTGTAGCCTGCGAGGAGAAAAACATGATTTGCACGCACGCGGGTCCGCTCTCCTCTGTTCGCGCGCAACACTTTCACCTGCTTGCACGCGACCAGAGTCTGCTCGCGtgcaagtgtgtttttttagtgggTGTTTTTGTCAGTAAGGGGGCGGGCCTGGGCAGGCATGCCAATCACCATTGTACCGAATATGATTGGTTGAGCGACTTCACTGATTAGACAGCAAGGTAAGGCAGCTCCACTAGGACAAACGGGACAAATCTCATAGCCTTGAATGCCTGAATAACATGGATTGTGATTTGGTGCTATATATTGCCTTGACTTGAaagtttgcaaaatgtcacacagagcAATGTACTTCAATATGCTTGTCTGAGCATATCCTGTTGCACACAGAATATCTGTAAGGACAGAAAGGGAAAATCTTAATGTGACAACATTAACATTAAGGCCTCTATAATGATGAATATACAGCTACTATATTGATTTTAAATagtatataaatgaaaaaatagtgaATAAATAGAATGGTTCAGTTTAACCAGGATAAAGATCCACATTATCTACCTGTATTTTCAAATACACCAtgcttatgaataaaaataaccttATATATAcctaatatatttagtttaaggGACACTATGTGTATGAGGCCTTCAGTTTGTTTTCCTGTTGTATGTCTAAAGTCTGATAATAGACCTGTTGATGTCagagtgatgtcatcagggttaAATGGAGAGTCTGAACTACAAACTATGATGTATAGTTCGGAGGAAGCTGACATTTTCTGGACAAGAATGATACAGTGTTTTAAGAGCCCAACTCATACTGGTGGCTTAagttggaaaatattttttgtttgttttgacacaGAAGTGGTAATTGAGTGTTTAACAGTGAAAGTGTCATTGAGAGAGTAGCAGGCAGGTGGCGTTCTAAGTTCTTCACATCCTATTCCTTCAAACAAAGTGCTACtcctaaataataataaatgttatgataaatgttatgtcactaaaatatacattaaataataataaaacatatcgCTACTACTCTAGGGTACATATCACAACTACTATTTGATGTTATCTTAATCTAAACTGTTACAGGTCACTAATATGTGCTTACATTGTCAAAAtgctacaaaatgacaaaactataaacagctaaaaaaatgtgtttgttggaTAGTCTGTAGTGTCTATGTAGGCAAAAGCTTATATTTTTCCTGCATGAATGCTCAGGCATgtattgaagttttttttgttgataatttaataaattatgtttatagtTTTCAAGGACAAATAATTACATCTAGAATATGAACAAAACagttttatcaaaataaaaaatgtacagtcTATGTGTGCGACAGGATCCAAGCTACAAAAATCTGAGTGTTTTATCAGATTAATGTCAACGATGGAGGAAACAAAAGACAGCGCTCAGACAAGCCTATTGAAGTACATTgctctgtgtgacattttgcaaacttTCAAGTCAAGGCAATATGTAGCACCAAATCACAATCCATGTTATTCAGGCATTCAGGGCTATGAGATTTGTCCCGTTTGTCCTAGTGGAGCTGCCTTACCTTGCTGTCTAATCAGCGAAGTCGCTCAACCAATCATATTCGGTACATATTCGGCCCGCCCCCTTACTGACAAAAACTGCCCACTAAAAGAACCACACTCGCGCGTGAGCGGACGAAAGTTTCACGTGCAGGCTCTGGGCGCACGCGAGCAGGTGAGAGTGGACCTGCGCACgtgcaaaacatgtttttctcctCACAGGCTACAATATTGCTCTAGAGATGCAGGGTACAAAAGTAGCTCGCGAGTGATTTGAAAGCGCTCGAAAAAACAATATGCGCGCTCATTACGAGTGCGCAatttatgtcagtgttctaatcccaTACGAAGATCTTGTGTAGTTTTGTGTAGTTGTGTGTATGTTACCTGTTGGAGtcaaagatgtgtgtgtttcctgtaggAGTAGAGGATCTTGTGTAGTTGTATATTagtgtgtagctgtgtgtgtgtgtgttttttacctGTAGGAGTCGAGGTTCTTGTGTAGTTGAGTGTAGTtatgtgtattagtgtgtgttacctgtagGAGTAGAGGATCTTATGTGTTGTGTATTagtgtgtagttgtgtgtgtgtgtatgcttgtTACCTATAGGAGTCAAGGATCTTGCAGAAGGCAAGCTCGCAGCACATTCTCAGGTTGGCTTGATGCTccgagaggtcagaggtcgcaCAGCGAGACGGGTCCACCTCACAGTTCTCATCAGACTCATAGAGAGCCTTGATGAACTCtcctacacacatacacacacagagatacacacacacacacacacagatagagttaattattaatcaaagttctaaattgatagtttagtaactccatgagactgatttagatgaattggctcttttctctgttttacagagtggtgccccgaTCGAGAGAGAAGTGAATAaagtcatataatttattatcattaataattaTTTCTGATTCATTGATAATTCtcatagccatctaaccacacttctGAATTATGGgacccacacaagtgttgctcaggttcatccttaaACACATTTATGGTGACGCCCTTTACAACATAAATGGTGCCCCGTGTAGAGCATCATTAATTCGTAATCCTTTGTTCCCAATATAAATGGTTCCCCGTGTGAGGCAcccatacatttattttgggaCATCCTAAAATccatacaacaacaacaacaatattgtgCTGATCCATCTGTTCTATGGATCAGTCAGGTCACAGCACAGTAAACTGTTCCCTCGGATCACAAAATAATTCATATCtttatgacatttcaacagCTTGAAGTCGTGTTTCTGTCGACCTGACATCAGATTAATTTACAACCTGAGATCAGACATCCAACTGAGctctgcgtgtgtgcgtgtgtgtgtgtacccagGGCGTCCTGCAAGTATTTCTGTCCAATCAGCTTCAGGTATTCTTCGATGCTCTTCGTAGCGAGTGTGTTCTCTCTGAAGATCAGCTGGTCGTTGTCACGGCAACGGTCCACCTCTGACATCATCAGGTCCGTTAGGAAGTCCTGCAAGAAATGCTCTGAGGTCATCATCACGCCGtccaataaaactttattaaatgtcCTGAATGAGATCATGTAACCTGGTCATGTGATGACAAGGTGAGGTGACAGCCAATCAGATGTTTGTGTTCATTTGAAGTGGGAGGAGCTACTGTGGCGTGGTGATGCAGGTTGGTAGACGCCATTCAGTGGGCGGGGTGCaggatgcttttattgtgaagtggTGTGTGGTGGGCGAGGTGCAGGAtgtggtgcttttattgtgaatgaGGTGTGTGGTGGGCGGTGTGTAGGAtgtggtgcttttattgtgaagggggCGTGGTTACCTTTGCTTTGCCGGTGCTGTGCAGGATGTGGACGAGCGCAGCGGCGAGCTCCTCCTTGGCTCGGAGACTGATGGCGGCCTCCAGCGTACTGCAGAGCAGCAGGTAGTTGGAGCTAATGTACTCAGCGAACTCCTTGTACTGCTCCATGGGCAGGATGACGATGCTCTGGTAGCGCGCCTTCACCCGCACCGTGGGCACCGCTGACTTCcctgagagaggagacagagtgagacgtGGCGGCGGCGTGCTGACGTCACTGCGCTCTGACCTACCCGGACCTACCGCGGATTGTGCTCGGTGTGCTCACTGAGTGCCACTTCTCCACCAGCTGCCGGCCTGTCACCGTGCCGACGGGGATGTTGACCAATCCCACGTAGCTGCTCTTgtccttcttcctctttctgtccGTGTCCTTGTACAGGTGCAGCGTCACAGCGCTGACCGGCGGCAGGCTGCTGAAGTCGAAGCGTTCGCCCCAGAAGATGTTATCGGTCTTCAGCTTACAGGACGTCCGAGCGTACAGGCTGTCATCTAGACACAGCTCACAGAAATACCTGCAAGACACACATGATAAGCATTATAACCTGGTATAAACTCTGTTATAACCTCTGTATGTTATAACCTGTGTAGAACATGTGTGAATGTTTATAACATGTGTTATAACCTCTTCTTGGCGGGCAGGTCCTTGGCCTCGATGACCCAAACAGTGAGGACGTTCTCCAGGCGCCGGCTATTGTCCTTGTTGGGGTGAACGGCTCGCCGCAGGTTTTCCATCCATTTGTCTCGTTCCGCCGCCGAGCGACACGAGAAGCACTTCGTTCCTGTCGAGGTCGTCACCTACGAGACAGCGGTCAGAGGTCATCACCGTGGAGACGGcggcgctgtgtgtgtgtgtgtgtgtgtgtgcgaccgTCACCTCGAAGCAGTAGTCCTGTCCCAGCAGGGACGAGTGAACGGGTTTGATGATCACTGACTGGTCCATCCTGAGCTCCAGAGATGACACACAGCCGGCGCTTAGCAACGACTCCTGGCTACCGCAGCGCAGCCGCCGCATCACACACCTGCAACATACAACACATCTGAATCGTCAGAACACACCTgcaacaccacaacacacctGCACCGTCAGAGCACCACAACACACACCTgcaacaccacaacacacctaCAATCTACAAGTCATTTATCAGACGCTTTAATTCAAagtgacgtacatttgagagatcatacaacacaaccaaggatgaagtcaagaaacaacacaagaataagcaagaataagtggcatGGACTAAGTTGGGTCCTGTTCGGACGGAAGTGTTTTTCAGTAGTGAGTGcagaatttgtttgtttgtttttgttgttttttgtgtgttctgtgtgtagatcaagagtgaaggtgttcagtaacgAGTTGGGTcttaagtctcttcttaaagattgagaaggactcagcagattggatggagtttggaagttggttccaccactggggcactacagaggagaagagtctggtttgagacgtagagcCCTTCAGCTGCAGAGGAGCCATATGTCTTTCACTGGAAGAGTGTAGTGGGCGGGAGGGTATGTGgatctgaacaaaggagttcagataagtaGGAGCTGTGCTGCTGTCTGTAGACAGACAAAAGGCTTCAATGTGATGCTGCTGAGACcgggagccagagagagagatgaggagcggagtgacatgtgctctcctgaGCTGGTTGAAGATCTgtagaggcttggtggtgcagcaggaagacctgccagaagagagttgcagtagtctaaacgtGATAACAcgagggcctgaaccaggaatTGTGTGGATTGCTCtgtcaggtagggtctgatctTCCTGATGTTGAACAGGGAGAATCAACATGATCACACATATGAACCTTGAAGATCAGTTCGTCATCAGTCATGACACCCAGGTTCCCTTCAGAGCTGGTGGGACgagttgcatggatccaagctgaagattggTAGGCTGATATAAGGTGGGACGGGCTGGGATGACGAGGAGCTCCGTCTTTGAGAGGTTAAGTTGAAGGTGATGTTCTGTCATCaggaacagctgggtatcatcgGCGTAACAGTAGTAGGAGAAGCCATGATGTTGATGATTGCACCAAGTGAGGTGGTGTAGATTTAGAAGAGAAGGGGGCCAAcactgatccttgaggcacACCAGTGGAAAGCTTTTCtagtttggacacttctccctTCCAAGATACTCCAAGAAGATCTCCCTGCTAGGTAGGACTCTAACCATTGGAGGGCAGAACCTGCACCGCCAGAGAGCGACATCACACACCTGCAACACCAGAACAAACCTGGAGCCAGGGCTGCTGTCCACACAGCAGAAAAACGACGGCGATGGAAAGCGCCAGGAGGACGTGGGACGCTTGAACTCTGGTGTGATTTCCTGTTAAAGCCACAGAACAACCTGAAGCTGTGAGCAGCTGAACCAGCAGAGGGAGATAAAAGTCTGAATGTTGGAGAGTTAAGCAAAGAAGCTGTTGTCCAATCAGAAGCCAGGAAAAAGCTACAGAACAAGTCCCGCCCTCGTATGGCGTTCATAACAAGTTTATTTCATGTAACCAGCAGATTAAACTTGATGAGACTAGTTAACCCTTCACCATCGACTCTGAACTAACAGACATGTTCCAGTCTGAAGGCAGCAGAGAGCTCAGACTAAATGTatgaaacattttcattcagtAACTTAATTTGAAGCTGAAGTCATTGAACAAGCAGCTGAGAGATAAATAAAtctaggcctgtcaccatagcatgtttttaggacgatatattttcccagaaactatcacgataaatgaagtatcgttgtatcgatgttgttttagttttataacgatattagagcataataagtacatacttttccacagcaattaatttctaaatgtggagaatattaaacattggagttgaaatgtggaaaattaatattaaaatatagatagataaataaaacataaataaataaactacaaccaaaacaaataaaatagacttccaggctctgttaacaaaacattgcaatgagataatcattatgtattatattattttattattaaaataacatgtaaacagctggaatggctgcttgggagatatagttttttgttttttttgcagtttgtgctgcctgtcaaacatttacagctttactttaaacacaaaaaaacacaaaaaagtcatgcatgtaaacaacaatatattgagtccagaaaaaaactattgtgtaaactattgcatttttatatatcaaacgataagtcaatatagtaattattgtgacaggcctacatgAATCTGAATTAGGGTTGggtgatatatcaatatatttttaaatgtgatatggaatttgaccatatcgcatatatcaatattttttacatttacatttacatttagtcatttagtagacgcttttatccaaagcgacttacaggaagaataaaaacaaacaatcaaggtatagtgcaataagagctattagtgcatcaatagttcttttgtaatgttcgttattcttttctcatataaatatatttatttcagaaaaagattggcctattttaatATCAGgctaattttatttaagatacattttttatttaaatgtgcactttatggagctttgatatttaaaaaaaagtactcctgttgttatacagtatttatgtatcAAGACAGGCCTACCTGAATCTGAATCTATGTTTCAGTCACGTCTTAGACATGAAAACAAcgttattaaacattttaatgttttcgtGAACACAATTCTTCCAAACGAGCCGCAGACGACGGCGGTTGAAGATTGCGGTTGCGTCAGTTGTCGGCCGGCTGGTTGAACCTGTGAACTTTGTCTAGGAACCTGTTTACTCTAGTCATCACGTCTCTAAACATCTCTAAATGTCTCCAAACTTCCCTAAATGTCTCCACTCTCAGCTCCACTGGTCTGTCTGAACGGTGGTCTGGACTCATGGAGGAGAAATGAAGAACTTTGTTTCCTCtggaactagggctgggcgatatggaccaaaagtcaaatcctgatatatttaggctgaatatcgatatacgatatgtatcctgatatttttatcacaaagtgagagcaaatgttcagtcaaattcaaatatgacatgtcacaagtatttttattgaaaccgtttaattaagtcaacataaatatagtataaaaggagtacctttaaaaaaaaaaaaatcaaatctccataaagtccacatttaaataaaaaatatcataaatagaaatagcctatgaaataaaatatttatatgagaaaagaataccaaacattacaaaagaagtaaatatgacaaaccctagtaagggcagcatttatatagaaatatttttttttaaactatatcgatatattcgttatggtctaattccatatgacatttaaaaatatatattgtttttatcaatatatcgcccagccgtatcTGGAAACACAAACCACAAGAGACTGAAGGTTCAGACTGaatcactttaaactgatgCTGAGAACTAGAATCACTGATCAACCATCTGAAAACTGATCTGTCCAAAGAAACCAGCTGACCTCTGacatcgcacacacacacacacacacacatacacacacacacacgcacacacacacacatacacacaggtcTGAAGAGTCCTGACAGCAACTGATGatctgttagcttgttagctctCATCATTATCTTAACGAGCTGCTTAATGTTAGCAGCTTACAGCtaattcctctgtgtgtgtgtgtgtgtgtgtgtgttaacctcATTAGCTAAACATGTTGGCTTACAGCGTGTATGTAGCTTAGCCACATGCTAACATGCCAGGCTAGCTGTGTGCAGACTGAAGGCtaacgcacgcaca
It contains:
- the LOC131974159 gene encoding disabled homolog 2-interacting protein-like, coding for MFCILSDSQLLMLNNLEVHPLLLAERAESVTVWLLRYSLHVTSGPPPGHAHKDVPERGVRRQSMPSGSTEDTPTTRVTGFLSRRLKQSLRRTRSQPKLSRPNSLKSDTRCVMRRLRCGSQESLLSAGCVSSLELRMDQSVIIKPVHSSLLGQDYCFEVTTSTGTKCFSCRSAAERDKWMENLRRAVHPNKDNSRRLENVLTVWVIEAKDLPAKKRYFCELCLDDSLYARTSCKLKTDNIFWGERFDFSSLPPVSAVTLHLYKDTDRKRKKDKSSYVGLVNIPVGTVTGRQLVEKWHSVSTPSTIRGKSAVPTVRVKARYQSIVILPMEQYKEFAEYISSNYLLLCSTLEAAISLRAKEELAAALVHILHSTGKAKDFLTDLMMSEVDRCRDNDQLIFRENTLATKSIEEYLKLIGQKYLQDALGEFIKALYESDENCEVDPSRCATSDLSEHQANLRMCCELAFCKILDSYRVFPRELKEVFASWRQECSNRGRPDISERLISASLFLRFLCPAVMSPSLFDLMQEFPDERSARTLTLIAKVIQTLANFSKFGTKEEYMLFMNDFVERQWSSMQRFLQEISNPDGLNHTAGFDGYIDLGRELSSLHTLLTELDQSCLVKLSPLPRILRDVSAALANPGGVASCGGVAVSSPEPQRVVSPPPMSPPPLSPPLSPPLAACNPSIGLQGGVGLDGGLVDFTRLPSPTPENKDLFFVTKGSSLQPASGLQGSPAPSSSYSEPAEEAGFDLTNGGRREGPDLTNESRSLSLVDLQDSAPGEGLDDSQWQRRTGLLPLSFQNPVYHMTATSPRQQDATPSDGSAGSQNADDRNATATKPAFLTQMSVGLGGVERGGGMSAMSSSSSGEEYSRRALSDTLTGSSAPPRQSSGPQRRIDQPPPPSSAPPGPPRGRTPPSMLSGGGSSAYPPRPASGSMMSSSPDWPSSGQSRLRQTSSSSKGDSPEKQRPAAKAPSPCALDRTAAWLLNMNSASSYGETDDGHDDAMIEKYQQEIALLQEKLRVAALRQDECEARLLVQDQQNQRMLQEYQVRLEDTESRLRRLQDDKDLQMNSIISRLMAVEEELKKDHSDMQAVVDSKQKIIEAQEKRISSLDAANSRLMAALTQLKERYAVTSQRNGLSPSNTSSLQITENGEFRNSGNC